One segment of Solanum lycopersicum chromosome 1, SLM_r2.1 DNA contains the following:
- the LOC138341817 gene encoding uncharacterized protein, whose translation MIILYMLTEIDIDINIDVHINVHFNNHIDIQFNFYISIDADVHAYIDIDVNFHIDVHGDLFIIISVDIDIQIDFNVHDNFQIHIFIYVDVQITGNIGIDVDVHVHVDIYFNFHIYIHIVVDVDIDFHVDFHIEFHVDYDIDIHIYIEVQVNVCANVYVYVVFDVYIYVQVNSIIDIYIDVDIDVYDYVDTHVNVCVYIDVNAFVDVEIHVHVEVHCGVYINFNIHFYFHIHIFIDIDVHVDVHIYVDFYVDVDIDVHVNILLDIHIHINVHVHIDIYVDFHLNIHVYIHDHIYIFVDVHVDIHVDVYIDIYVDIEVHTYVYNNVYIYINVKVHGEIHANFHIYIHIDIDVYKTTDVHINIHVDVHIVVHLDVHLYVDIHIDVHIHVDIHVYIDNDVYIDIDVDIDVYVYFDVDAHINIHVDVYIDAHVHIYLHVEIYGHIDVDVDVDIDFSFHDKVEIHINDNVGIHIDVHIDIHVHVDVDDDIQVDADVNIDIDVHENIEVHLDVDIDVYPNVDADINVGCNTLKQTKVNYNFVIVS comes from the exons ATGATAATTTTATACATGCTCAC TGAAATTGATATTGACATtaacattgacgttcacattaaCGTTCATTTTAACAATCACATTGACATTCAATTTAACTTTTACATTAGCATTGACGCTGATGTTCATGCttacattgacattgacgttaACTTTCATATTGACGTTCACGGtgatttattcattataattagtGTTGATATTGACATTCAAATTGACTTTAATGTTCACgataattttcaaattcatattttcatttatgttGACGTTCAAATTACCGGTAACATTGgtattgatgttgatgttcacgttcacgttgacatttattttaactttcaCATTTATATTCACATTGTCGTTGATGTTGACATCGATTTTCATGTTGATTTTCACATTGAATTTCATGTTGACTATGACATTGACATTCATATATACATTGAGGTTCAGGTTAATGTTTGCGctaatgtttatgtttatgttgtttttGATGTTTACATTTACGTTCAAGTTAATAGTATCATTGACATTTAtattgacgttgacattgacgtttACGATTATGTTGACACTCACGTTAACGTTTGTGTCTACATTGACGTTAATGCTTTTGTTGATGTTGAAATTCATGTTCATGTTGAAGTTCATTGTGGcgtttatattaattttaacattcacttttattttcacattcacatttttattgacattgacgttcatgttgaTGTCCATATTTATGTTGACTTTTATGTTGACGTTGATATTGATGTTCACGTTAATATTCTTCTTgacattcacattcacattaacgttcatgttcacattgacatttacGTTGATTTTCACCTTAATATTCACGTTTACATTCATGATCACATTTACATTTTTGTTGATGTTCATGTAGATATTCACGTTGAtgtatatattgatatttatgttgacattgaGGTTCACACGTACGTTTATAATAACGTTTACATTTACATTAACGTTAAGGTTCACGGTGAAATTCACgctaattttcatatttacattcatattgacattgatgtttatAAAACCACCGATGTTCACATTAACATTcacgttgacgttcacattgtTGTTCACCTTGACGTTCATCTTTATGTTGACATTCATATTGATGTTCATATTCACGTTGACATTCATGTTTACATTGACAATGACGtttatattgatattgatgttgacattgatgtttatgtttattttgatgttgatgCTCATATTAACATTCATGTTGATGTCTATATTGACGCTCACGTTCACATTTACCTTCATGTTGAAATTTATGGtcacattgacgttgatgttgacgttgacattgatttttcat TTCATGATAAAGTTGAAATTCACATTAATGATAATGTTGGCATTCatattgatgttcacattgacattcatgttcatgttgatgttgacgaTGACATTCAAGTTGACGCTGACGttaacattgacattgacgttcatgAAAACATTGAAGTTCACCTTGACGTCGACATTGATGTTTACCCTAATGTTGATGCTGATATTAATGTTGGCTGTAACACCCTGAAACAAACAAAAGTGAACTACAACTTTGTTATTGTTTCTTGA